A stretch of the Acidobacteriota bacterium genome encodes the following:
- a CDS encoding clan AA aspartic protease, translating to MGEVKVNVKLSNGMDQGMFRRGLITRDQVRSINVEAIVDTGAVRSCMPIDLMEKLGLQVVRHMNAQMANDQTQSVAVTEGVDMEILDRLVTEAFLVLGSEVLIGQTALEATDLLVDCTRQQVIPNPAHPNSAVIRIR from the coding sequence ATGGGTGAAGTCAAAGTGAACGTGAAGTTGAGCAACGGCATGGATCAGGGCATGTTTCGCCGGGGTCTCATCACCCGTGATCAAGTCCGCTCCATCAACGTGGAAGCCATTGTTGACACCGGCGCGGTGCGTTCGTGCATGCCGATAGACCTGATGGAGAAGCTGGGCCTGCAAGTCGTGCGTCACATGAATGCCCAGATGGCGAATGACCAAACCCAGAGTGTGGCTGTCACCGAAGGCGTGGACATGGAAATCCTCGACCGCCTGGTCACAGAGGCCTTCCTGGTGCTGGGCAGCGAAGTGCTGATCGGCCAGACCGCACTCGAAGCCACCGACTTGCTGGTGGATTGCACCCGGCAACAAGTCATCCCCAATCCCGCCCATCCCAACTCCGCCGTGATCCGCATTCGTTGA
- a CDS encoding STAS domain-containing protein gives MAIKRLDLEEIGGVTVARFVDKKILDEGNIQIIGNELFALVDTDGRRKIIVDFSNVEYFSSAALGKLITLDKKVKTAKGKLRLCSIRPDIYEVFAITRLNKLFDIRENRDNALEGM, from the coding sequence ATGGCAATAAAAAGACTAGACCTGGAAGAAATCGGCGGCGTCACGGTCGCGCGTTTTGTGGATAAGAAAATCCTGGATGAAGGCAATATCCAAATCATCGGCAACGAACTGTTCGCGCTGGTTGACACGGATGGCCGCCGGAAAATCATCGTGGATTTCAGCAACGTCGAATACTTCAGTAGCGCCGCGCTGGGCAAGCTCATCACGCTCGACAAGAAGGTTAAAACCGCGAAGGGCAAATTGCGGCTCTGTTCGATCCGGCCTGACATCTACGAAGTATTCGCGATTACGCGCCTAAACAAACTATTCGACATCCGAGAAAACCGCGACAACGCGCTCGAAGGCATGTAA
- a CDS encoding cold shock domain-containing protein, whose protein sequence is MKKGTVKFFNEAKGFGFIKEEGSGLEIFVHVTGLVDQVRENDQVVFEIQQGKKGANAVNVRLAT, encoded by the coding sequence ATGAAAAAAGGGACAGTGAAGTTTTTCAACGAGGCCAAAGGTTTTGGCTTTATCAAAGAAGAAGGGTCGGGCCTTGAAATCTTTGTGCACGTGACTGGCCTGGTAGATCAGGTCAGAGAGAACGACCAAGTGGTCTTCGAGATTCAACAGGGTAAGAAAGGCGCGAATGCCGTGAATGTGCGGCTCGCCACCTAA
- a CDS encoding phage tail protein, whose translation MHFLGEIRMFASDFAPSGWAFCNGQSLPIAQYQSLFMVIGTTYGGDGITTFALPNLPATVPVGAGQGSGLSNRTLGQRGGQAAVALTVQQMPQHSHLAASSEAKGNQKSPAGRVWAATADGAPAYSNAAPNAQMKADALAFAGAGKPHNNLSPYQCVGFVIALEGQFPARS comes from the coding sequence ATGCACTTTCTAGGCGAGATCAGAATGTTTGCGAGCGATTTCGCGCCAAGCGGTTGGGCGTTTTGCAACGGGCAGTCGTTGCCCATTGCTCAGTATCAGTCGTTGTTTATGGTGATTGGGACAACCTATGGCGGCGATGGCATCACTACGTTCGCCCTGCCCAACCTGCCCGCCACCGTGCCGGTGGGCGCGGGGCAAGGCAGTGGTTTGAGCAATCGGACGCTGGGCCAGCGCGGCGGGCAGGCGGCGGTGGCGCTGACTGTGCAACAGATGCCGCAACACAGCCACCTCGCCGCTTCGAGCGAAGCCAAAGGCAATCAAAAAAGTCCGGCGGGCCGTGTCTGGGCGGCGACTGCCGATGGTGCGCCCGCTTATTCCAACGCCGCGCCCAATGCCCAAATGAAAGCCGACGCGCTGGCGTTCGCCGGTGCGGGCAAGCCGCATAACAATTTGTCGCCCTATCAATGCGTCGGTTTTGTCATCGCGTTGGAAGGGCAGTTCCCCGCGCGTAGCTAG
- a CDS encoding phage tail protein: MSDATYGEIRMFGFGRIPRGWVACDGRLLPIQENTALFSLLGTTYGGDGIKTFAVPDLRGRVPMHWNDKFPRGSNGGEAEHTLTLEELPRHTHAVQAVAPGAPNQPAPAQDLWAAAPGAYAPSATGPMSAAAIQPQGGFQPHENMAPYLTLNLAICVNGAFPTRAY; encoded by the coding sequence ATGTCAGATGCAACCTACGGTGAAATCAGGATGTTCGGCTTCGGGCGCATACCCAGAGGGTGGGTCGCGTGCGATGGCCGCCTGTTACCCATACAGGAGAACACGGCCCTGTTCTCCCTCCTGGGCACAACTTATGGTGGCGACGGTATCAAGACTTTTGCGGTGCCGGATTTGCGCGGGCGCGTGCCCATGCACTGGAACGACAAATTTCCGCGGGGCAGCAACGGCGGGGAAGCCGAGCACACGTTGACGCTGGAAGAACTGCCCAGGCATACGCACGCCGTGCAAGCCGTAGCGCCCGGCGCGCCCAATCAACCCGCACCGGCGCAGGATTTGTGGGCCGCCGCTCCCGGCGCCTATGCGCCAAGCGCCACCGGCCCGATGTCGGCAGCAGCCATTCAACCGCAGGGTGGTTTTCAACCGCATGAAAACATGGCGCCCTATCTGACGCTCAACTTGGCGATTTGTGTGAATGGCGCTTTCCCGACCCGCGCCTACTAA
- a CDS encoding phage tail protein — MEPYLGEIRMFSGNYAPKGWLFCHGQLLSINNNDGGALFSLLGTAYGGDGIRTFALPDLRGRAPVSQGQSVEGREFRLGDLGGAETVTLNRNEMPVHTHAPQMNANPGTSPTPANNVWAAAAVARYSDQQPGAALDYRALNPAGGSQPHDNMPPFQAVNFIIAVSGIYPELQ, encoded by the coding sequence ATGGAGCCGTATCTAGGTGAGATTCGCATGTTCAGTGGCAATTATGCGCCCAAAGGCTGGCTGTTTTGCCACGGGCAACTGTTGTCCATCAACAACAATGATGGCGGCGCACTTTTTAGCCTGCTCGGCACCGCGTATGGCGGCGACGGCATTCGAACGTTCGCCTTGCCCGACTTGCGCGGGCGCGCGCCGGTGTCGCAGGGCCAGTCCGTCGAAGGCCGCGAGTTCCGGCTGGGCGATTTGGGCGGCGCTGAAACCGTTACGCTTAATCGCAACGAGATGCCGGTGCACACGCACGCGCCGCAGATGAATGCCAATCCGGGCACGAGTCCGACGCCCGCCAACAATGTCTGGGCAGCGGCGGCTGTCGCGCGTTACAGCGACCAGCAGCCGGGCGCGGCCCTGGATTATCGCGCGCTCAATCCGGCGGGCGGCAGTCAACCGCACGACAACATGCCGCCATTTCAAGCCGTCAATTTCATCATTGCTGTCTCGGGCATTTACCCCGAGTTGCAGTAA
- a CDS encoding MbtH family protein — MSREEMEDTTLYKVVVNHEEQYSIWPADRPNAPGWRDAGKQGKKAECLDYIKEVWTDMRPLSLRKKMEEAQRH, encoded by the coding sequence ATGAGTCGCGAAGAAATGGAGGACACCACCCTTTACAAAGTCGTCGTCAACCACGAAGAGCAGTATTCCATTTGGCCTGCTGATCGCCCGAATGCGCCTGGCTGGCGGGATGCAGGCAAGCAAGGCAAAAAAGCGGAATGTCTGGATTACATCAAAGAGGTCTGGACGGATATGCGCCCGCTGAGCTTGCGCAAAAAGATGGAGGAGGCACAGCGCCATTAA
- a CDS encoding response regulator transcription factor, which yields MSTEIQILIADDHPIVRQGLRQTIEAGGEAAEFRVIAEAGDGQAALTLLERLQPPIAVLDVDMPVLDGFGVARAVRERGWNIKLIFLTVHREETYLQQALSLGARGYVLKDSAVTDIVAALRAVQQGQTYLSPLMTSYLVNAPAPPAPVIANGLSQLTASERYVLRLIAEYKSTREIAEALYISPLTVETHRKNICRKLALRGSHALIKFALAHQTELRAE from the coding sequence ATGAGCACCGAGATTCAAATTCTGATCGCCGACGATCATCCCATCGTGCGCCAGGGCTTGCGCCAAACCATCGAAGCAGGTGGCGAAGCCGCCGAGTTCCGCGTGATTGCCGAAGCGGGCGACGGGCAAGCGGCATTGACCTTGCTGGAGCGGCTGCAACCACCCATTGCCGTGCTTGACGTAGACATGCCAGTGCTCGATGGCTTTGGCGTCGCGCGTGCCGTGCGTGAACGCGGCTGGAACATCAAGCTGATCTTTCTGACCGTCCACCGCGAAGAGACATATTTGCAGCAGGCGCTCAGCCTGGGCGCGCGTGGTTACGTGCTCAAAGACAGCGCAGTCACCGACATCGTCGCCGCCTTGCGCGCCGTGCAGCAAGGACAAACCTATCTCAGCCCATTGATGACCAGCTATCTGGTCAACGCGCCCGCGCCGCCCGCACCTGTTATTGCTAACGGCCTGTCGCAACTGACGGCCAGTGAGCGTTACGTGCTGCGGCTGATTGCCGAATACAAATCCACGCGCGAAATCGCCGAGGCGCTATACATCAGCCCGCTGACGGTCGAGACGCATCGCAAAAACATCTGCCGCAAACTCGCCTTGCGCGGCAGCCACGCGCTCATCAAATTCGCCCTCGCCCATCAAACTGAGTTGCGGGCCGAATAG